A genomic region of Mesobacillus jeotgali contains the following coding sequences:
- a CDS encoding nucleotidyltransferase family protein, translating to MLQNEDDVIHLIQSDDIMMEIIHAAGTLNLPDWWICAGFVRSKIWDELHGFNDRTLTPDVDVIYFDSVNIDENEEKILEEQLRRILPAVPWSVKNQARMHVVNQIPPYTSCEDAISKFPETATALGVKLDKEDELVLTAPCGIEDVLNLEVKPTPFFTETKERAAIYEERIVKKNWKAIWHKINVHHVVKNSKC from the coding sequence ATGTTGCAAAACGAGGATGATGTAATACATTTAATTCAAAGCGACGATATAATGATGGAGATTATACATGCTGCCGGCACACTGAATTTGCCTGACTGGTGGATTTGTGCAGGGTTTGTCCGTTCAAAAATCTGGGATGAACTGCATGGTTTTAATGACCGCACCTTAACTCCCGATGTCGATGTGATTTATTTTGACTCAGTAAACATAGATGAGAATGAAGAAAAGATACTAGAGGAACAGTTGAGAAGGATTTTGCCCGCTGTCCCCTGGTCTGTTAAAAATCAGGCAAGGATGCATGTTGTAAATCAGATTCCGCCATACACTTCCTGTGAGGATGCGATCTCAAAGTTTCCGGAAACGGCTACAGCTCTTGGTGTAAAGCTGGACAAGGAGGATGAATTGGTCCTGACCGCTCCTTGCGGGATAGAAGATGTCCTTAATCTTGAAGTGAAACCGACTCCTTTTTTTACAGAAACAAAAGAACGCGCCGCGATATATGAAGAGCGGATTGTTAAAAAGAACTGGAAAGCGATTTGGCATAAGATTAATGTCCATCATGTAGTAAAGAATTCAAAGTGTTAA